One Phaseolus vulgaris cultivar G19833 chromosome 11, P. vulgaris v2.0, whole genome shotgun sequence genomic window carries:
- the LOC137807801 gene encoding secreted RxLR effector protein 161-like, with protein sequence MEFSYVNQSIAKKFEMESCKEASTPMSSSCYMDADVAEKGVDQTKYRGLIGSLFYLTTSRPDIMFVVCLCARFQANPKESHLKVAKRILKYLKGTTNVGLWYPSHSPIHLIRYSDSDFAGCKLDRKSTSGTYHLLGSSLISWHKKKQACEALSTAEAEYIAVGSCCAQILWLKQQLEDLGLKISKVPLLCDNTSAINLTKNQI encoded by the coding sequence ATGGAATTTtcctatgtcaatcaaagtattgcaaagaaatttgaaatggaaagttgcaAAGAAGCTAGCACACCTATGTCATCAAGTTGTTATATGGATGCTGATGTGGCTGAaaaaggggtagatcaaaccaaatataGAGGATTGATTGGTTCCTTATTCTATCTCACAACAAGTAGACCGGATATCATGTTTGTCGTGTGTCTTTGTGCGAGATTccaagcaaatccaaaggaatcacatcTCAAGGTTGCAAAAAGGATTctcaaatatctcaaaggaacaaccaatgttggtttgtggtatccttctcactctcctatACACTTAATTCGATATtctgattctgattttgcagggtgtaagctggaccgaaaaagcacaagtggcacttatCATCTTCTTGGATCAAGTCTCATTTCTTGGCATAAAAAGAAACAAGCTTGTGAGGCTCTTTCCACTGCAGAAGCTGAATACATTGCtgttggaagttgttgtgcacaaattctttggctcaaacaacaactagaAGATTTGGGCTTGAAGATTAGCAAGGTTCCTTTGCTTTGTGACAAtacaagtgctataaatctcaccaaaaatcagatttag